In Deinococcus planocerae, a single window of DNA contains:
- the rpe gene encoding ribulose-phosphate 3-epimerase — protein MTASSQFSARAGGVKLAPSLLACDFTRLGEELANIAGADYAHVDVMDGLFVPNISFGLPILSAARRATSLFLDVHLMIERPERYLRDFAEAGADGLTVHVEATPHIHRAVQNIRELGKRAGVTLNPGTPLEAVRPVLGDVDLVLVMSVNPGFGGQKFIPESVERIRTLRRWLDEIGSGAELEVDGGVTPENARLLADAGATVLVAGSSVFGPSGAAAGLRRLREALS, from the coding sequence GTGACTGCCTCTTCCCAGTTTTCGGCCCGCGCGGGAGGCGTCAAGCTCGCTCCCAGCCTGCTCGCCTGCGACTTCACCCGGCTCGGCGAGGAGCTGGCGAACATCGCCGGGGCCGACTACGCGCACGTGGACGTGATGGACGGGCTGTTCGTGCCCAACATCTCCTTCGGGCTGCCCATTTTGAGCGCGGCGCGGCGGGCGACCAGCCTCTTCCTCGACGTTCACCTGATGATCGAGCGCCCCGAGCGTTACCTGCGCGACTTCGCGGAGGCGGGGGCCGACGGCCTGACCGTCCACGTCGAGGCGACCCCACACATTCACCGCGCCGTGCAGAACATCCGCGAACTCGGCAAACGGGCGGGCGTGACCCTGAATCCCGGCACGCCGCTGGAGGCCGTGCGCCCGGTCCTCGGGGACGTGGACCTCGTGCTCGTGATGAGCGTGAATCCCGGCTTCGGGGGGCAGAAGTTCATCCCGGAGAGCGTCGAGCGCATTCGGACCCTGCGGCGCTGGCTGGACGAGATAGGCAGCGGGGCCGAGCTGGAGGTGGACGGCGGGGTTACGCCCGAGAACGCCCGTCTGCTCGCGGACGCGGGGGCGACCGTCCTGGTGGCGGGCAGCAGCGTCTTCGGGCCGAGCGGGGCGGCAGCGGGGCTGCGAAGACTGCGGGAGGCGCTGTCGTGA
- a CDS encoding 2-phosphosulfolactate phosphatase encodes MRLRVDLLPHGNYPDVVLVVDVLRATTTAVPYLERGADALLLTATPEVALSLRESSPGVLLGGERGGLPIPGFDFGISPVEAAAQNFTGKTVVMNTTNGTGAAHVAAETGKHVLLAALTNAHAASRRARALATEEIAIVCAGTDGRVGLEDVYAAGVMAEYLLAMGGFSVDDGTRIALTVRRNAGNPIEALSSSGHGQALAGLGLGDDVRHAAQVSTSTLVPVLSQGAGTPGTLRFVAG; translated from the coding sequence ATGAGGCTGCGGGTGGACCTCCTGCCGCACGGCAATTACCCGGACGTGGTGCTCGTGGTGGACGTGCTGCGGGCCACGACGACCGCCGTGCCGTACCTCGAACGCGGGGCGGACGCGTTGCTCCTGACCGCCACGCCGGAGGTCGCGCTGAGCCTGCGGGAGAGCAGTCCCGGCGTCCTCCTCGGCGGGGAGCGGGGCGGGCTGCCCATCCCCGGCTTCGACTTCGGCATCAGCCCGGTCGAGGCCGCGGCGCAGAACTTCACGGGCAAGACGGTGGTGATGAACACGACGAACGGCACCGGGGCCGCGCACGTCGCCGCCGAGACGGGGAAGCACGTCCTGCTCGCCGCCCTCACGAACGCCCACGCCGCCTCCCGCCGAGCCCGCGCGCTCGCCACCGAGGAGATCGCCATCGTCTGCGCGGGGACGGACGGGCGGGTCGGGCTGGAGGACGTCTACGCCGCCGGGGTGATGGCCGAGTACCTGCTGGCGATGGGCGGCTTTTCCGTCGACGACGGCACCCGCATCGCCCTGACGGTGAGGCGCAACGCGGGCAATCCCATCGAGGCCCTGTCGAGCAGCGGGCACGGGCAGGCGCTCGCCGGGCTGGGGCTGGGGGACGACGTGCGGCACGCCGCCCAGGTCAGCACGAGCACGCTGGTGCCGGTGTTGAGCCAGGGTGCGGGCACGCCTGGAACGCTGCGCTTCGTGGCGGGGTGA
- a CDS encoding carbohydrate kinase family protein, with protein MTSPAQLPSIVSAGEALTDLVTAGENRWVAHPGGAGWNVARACARLGLSSAFAGAVGQDNFGDDLTAASEAAGLDLRFLQRVPAPTLLAVVYRLTPPAYRFLGENSADLHFDPTRLPEGWLASARWLHVGGISLSRWPLADTLLGVIQSAKAAGVRVSFDPNARITHRHPDYPAVFRRVAGLSDLMKLSDEDLAFFFPGKSEDDALRELRGMNARRPIVITRGAQGATLYQPAGRADLPAAPVTVADTVGAGDALCAGLLVSATERPDALWTEHLRMGLRAAAAACARPGAYAPTREDLEAVALPG; from the coding sequence ATGACGAGCCCCGCCCAACTCCCCTCCATCGTGAGCGCCGGGGAGGCGCTGACCGACCTCGTGACCGCCGGAGAGAACCGCTGGGTGGCCCATCCCGGCGGGGCCGGGTGGAACGTCGCGCGGGCCTGCGCGCGGCTGGGGCTCTCCAGCGCCTTCGCGGGCGCGGTCGGGCAGGACAACTTCGGGGACGACCTCACGGCGGCGAGCGAGGCGGCGGGGCTCGACTTGCGTTTCCTCCAGCGGGTGCCCGCGCCCACCCTGCTCGCGGTGGTGTACCGGCTCACGCCACCCGCCTACCGCTTCCTGGGCGAGAACAGCGCCGACCTGCACTTCGACCCCACCCGGTTGCCCGAAGGGTGGTTGGCCTCGGCCCGCTGGCTGCATGTCGGCGGCATCAGCCTGAGCCGCTGGCCTCTGGCGGACACGCTGCTCGGCGTCATCCAATCGGCGAAGGCCGCGGGGGTGAGGGTCAGCTTCGACCCCAACGCGCGCATCACCCACCGTCACCCGGATTACCCGGCGGTCTTCCGGCGCGTCGCGGGGCTGAGCGACCTGATGAAGCTCAGCGACGAGGACCTCGCCTTCTTCTTCCCGGGGAAGTCGGAGGACGACGCCCTGCGGGAGTTGCGCGGCATGAACGCCCGCCGCCCCATCGTGATCACGCGCGGGGCGCAGGGGGCGACCCTCTACCAGCCCGCCGGACGTGCCGACCTCCCCGCCGCGCCCGTCACGGTGGCGGACACGGTGGGGGCCGGAGACGCCCTGTGCGCGGGGTTGCTCGTGAGCGCGACCGAGCGACCGGACGCGCTGTGGACCGAACACCTGCGAATGGGCCTGCGCGCCGCCGCCGCCGCCTGCGCCCGCCCCGGGGCCTACGCCCCCACCCGTGAGGACCTGGAGGCGGTGGCGCTGCCGGGGTGA
- a CDS encoding ATP-binding protein, giving the protein MTFGEDGERLGRVLGTEDVTPTVFWFAVAPGASVGLDDLVVVRTMKPDGREVRFYGLVDNVRKRHEGVTFESDVEDVVAGVLPASVSYAARVLVTRVDPEHFIPPQPGDEVRHAHGSDLDMALSADKMKEAAFPAGLLADGQPLPLNFRFVNGESGGHINISGISGVATKTSYALFLLHSIFRSGVMDRVARAGGGHTAGTAGGKAIIFNVKGEDLLFLDQPNGRVQEREAEAQVAKGLSADRYTLMGLPMSPFRDTQFLAPPRPGSSNNAIVPHTDQRAQGVTPFVFTLREFCERRMLPYVFSDAGASLNLGFVIGNIEEKLARLAAEGEGAALLVSDWEPEGDGELPDGITFDALGKTRLETFDQLLSYIEYKLLEEGDGEGDPKWVLKQSPGTLRAFVRRLRGVQKHLSPLVRGDLSEAQARQYRPNLLGGAQLSVVDIHNLSGPAQMFVVGVLLREVFEHKEKYGRQNTVFVVLDELNKYAPRDEGSPIKDVLLEIAERGRSLGIILIGAQQTASEVERRIVSNAAIRVVGRLDLAEAERPEYRFLPQSFRARAGILQPGTMLVSQPDVPNPVLVSYPFPAWATRRDEVAEEVGQSVEEVGEDWLGL; this is encoded by the coding sequence GTGACGTTCGGGGAGGACGGCGAGCGCCTGGGCCGCGTGCTCGGCACCGAGGACGTGACGCCCACCGTCTTCTGGTTCGCGGTGGCGCCGGGGGCGAGTGTGGGCCTTGATGATCTCGTCGTCGTGCGGACCATGAAGCCGGACGGGCGGGAGGTGCGCTTCTACGGCCTGGTCGATAACGTCCGCAAGCGGCATGAGGGCGTGACCTTCGAGTCGGACGTGGAGGACGTGGTGGCGGGGGTGCTGCCCGCCTCGGTGAGCTACGCGGCACGGGTGCTCGTCACGCGGGTGGACCCCGAGCATTTCATCCCGCCCCAGCCCGGCGACGAGGTGCGGCACGCGCACGGCTCGGACCTCGACATGGCCCTCAGCGCCGACAAGATGAAGGAGGCGGCCTTCCCGGCGGGCCTCCTCGCGGATGGACAACCGTTACCGCTGAACTTCCGCTTCGTCAACGGCGAGAGTGGCGGCCACATCAACATCAGCGGCATCTCGGGCGTGGCGACGAAGACGAGTTACGCCCTCTTCCTCCTGCACTCCATCTTCCGCAGCGGCGTGATGGACCGGGTGGCGCGGGCGGGCGGCGGTCACACGGCGGGGACGGCGGGCGGCAAGGCGATCATCTTCAACGTGAAGGGCGAGGACCTCCTCTTCCTCGACCAGCCCAACGGCAGGGTGCAGGAGCGCGAGGCCGAGGCCCAGGTCGCCAAGGGCCTGAGCGCCGACCGTTACACGCTGATGGGGCTGCCCATGTCCCCCTTCCGGGACACGCAGTTCCTCGCGCCGCCTCGCCCCGGTTCTTCAAATAATGCCATCGTGCCCCACACCGACCAGCGGGCGCAGGGCGTGACCCCCTTCGTCTTCACCCTGCGCGAGTTCTGCGAGCGGCGGATGCTGCCCTACGTCTTCTCGGACGCGGGCGCGAGCCTGAACCTGGGTTTCGTGATCGGCAACATCGAGGAAAAGCTCGCCCGCCTCGCCGCCGAGGGGGAGGGAGCCGCCCTGCTCGTCTCCGACTGGGAGCCCGAGGGAGACGGAGAGCTGCCTGACGGCATCACCTTCGACGCGCTGGGCAAGACGCGGCTGGAGACCTTCGACCAGCTCCTCTCCTACATCGAATACAAGCTGCTGGAGGAGGGGGACGGCGAGGGCGATCCGAAGTGGGTGCTCAAGCAGTCGCCGGGCACCCTGCGCGCCTTCGTGCGGCGGTTGCGTGGCGTTCAAAAACATCTCTCGCCTCTCGTGCGCGGCGACCTCAGCGAGGCGCAGGCGCGGCAGTACCGTCCCAATTTGCTCGGCGGGGCGCAACTGAGCGTGGTGGACATCCACAACCTCTCCGGCCCGGCGCAGATGTTCGTGGTGGGCGTGCTGCTGCGCGAGGTGTTCGAGCACAAGGAGAAGTACGGGCGGCAGAACACCGTCTTCGTGGTGCTGGACGAGCTGAACAAGTACGCCCCGCGCGACGAGGGCAGCCCCATCAAGGACGTGTTGCTGGAGATCGCCGAGCGGGGCCGCTCGCTCGGGATCATCCTGATCGGCGCCCAGCAGACCGCCTCGGAGGTCGAGCGGCGCATCGTGTCGAACGCGGCGATCCGGGTGGTGGGGCGCCTCGACCTCGCGGAGGCCGAGCGGCCCGAGTACCGCTTCCTGCCGCAGAGCTTCCGGGCGCGGGCAGGCATCCTCCAGCCGGGGACCATGCTCGTCTCGCAGCCCGACGTGCCCAACCCAGTGCTGGTGAGCTATCCCTTCCCTGCCTGGGCCACCCGCCGCGACGAGGTGGCCGAGGAGGTGGGGCAGAGCGTGGAGGAAGTGGGGGAGGACTGGCTGGGGCTGTAG
- a CDS encoding DNA double-strand break repair nuclease NurA, which produces MPPMRIRLDPWPVDIEGGQLGLQHFEGDLIDIETPRWAAVAAKPVPARLHTVYVVDGKRRMESRVFIEDEAGEAGMGGFGAYVVGAVRMCPHGSRQAELTDVKARRLLAHAPGLRVDPYRLSPRDPHTGTLQYTPIVTESADPLAPLHKLQQVMLAEEQNLSHGLASAVPFSEEDDREALTSLTIQDGSLRSKNLGGAVVGCVKTMQTQYLPADRASLLSELRPGERTPILHMKYANSPYTRFIWYVRLCEAAFYQHPMSGVMRLEMYAPDEPDFLPPIVREVANVSGNLLCRLASRAHKDPRAPQNLIPTAALESAMTRAMGSADLVTRRLRAHIARELGVVA; this is translated from the coding sequence ATGCCCCCCATGCGCATTCGCCTTGACCCCTGGCCGGTGGACATCGAGGGCGGGCAACTCGGCCTGCAACACTTCGAGGGGGACCTGATCGACATCGAGACCCCGCGCTGGGCGGCGGTAGCGGCCAAACCCGTGCCCGCGCGGCTGCACACGGTCTACGTCGTGGACGGCAAGCGCCGGATGGAGTCGCGCGTCTTCATCGAGGACGAGGCGGGCGAGGCGGGCATGGGCGGTTTCGGGGCCTACGTGGTGGGGGCGGTGCGGATGTGCCCGCACGGTTCGCGGCAGGCCGAGTTGACCGACGTGAAGGCCCGGCGCCTCCTCGCCCACGCGCCGGGGCTGCGGGTGGACCCCTACCGCCTCTCGCCGCGCGACCCGCACACGGGGACGCTGCAATACACCCCCATCGTCACCGAGAGCGCCGATCCCCTCGCGCCGCTCCACAAGCTGCAACAGGTCATGCTAGCGGAGGAGCAGAACCTCTCGCACGGCCTGGCGTCGGCGGTGCCTTTCTCCGAGGAGGACGACCGGGAGGCCCTGACCTCGCTGACGATTCAGGACGGCTCGTTGCGCTCCAAGAACCTCGGCGGCGCCGTCGTCGGCTGCGTGAAGACGATGCAGACCCAGTACCTGCCCGCCGACCGGGCCTCGCTGCTCTCGGAACTGCGGCCCGGCGAGCGGACCCCGATTCTGCACATGAAATACGCCAACAGCCCGTATACCCGCTTCATCTGGTACGTCCGGCTGTGCGAGGCGGCCTTCTACCAGCACCCCATGTCCGGCGTGATGCGGCTGGAGATGTACGCCCCCGACGAGCCCGACTTCCTGCCCCCCATCGTGCGCGAGGTGGCGAACGTCAGCGGCAATCTCCTGTGCCGCCTCGCCAGCCGGGCGCACAAGGACCCCCGCGCCCCGCAGAACCTGATCCCGACCGCTGCGTTAGAAAGCGCCATGACCCGCGCGATGGGCAGCGCCGACCTCGTGACCCGACGTTTAAGGGCTCATATTGCCAGAGAACTCGGGGTGGTCGCGTGA
- a CDS encoding histone deacetylase family protein: protein MTVPVSAPAFSHPFRAYTPASYTFPLPEGHRFPAYKYAGVRDRLFGLLPVLETPALRWADAARVHDPAWLRRWRRGEVSAAEQRAFGLPWSPGVVERARRAAGGSLAALHDALECGWGANLAGGTHHAFADRAEGFCLVNDAAILTRLVLDEGWAKRVAVLDLDVHQGNGTAALLAGEERAFTLSVHGERNYPFRKETSSLDLGLPDGVTDAEYLRVLRESVLPALDAFRPDLLLYLAGADVLAGDRFGRFSLTLDGVRERNQAVLTWARGADLPVVTMMAGGYNRDHALTVEAHASVVLDGLEVFG, encoded by the coding sequence GTGACCGTTCCCGTCTCCGCCCCCGCCTTCTCCCACCCCTTCCGGGCCTACACCCCCGCCTCGTACACCTTCCCGCTGCCGGAAGGCCACCGTTTCCCGGCGTACAAGTACGCGGGCGTCCGGGACCGCCTCTTCGGACTCCTCCCCGTGCTGGAGACGCCCGCCCTGCGCTGGGCCGACGCCGCCCGGGTCCACGACCCGGCGTGGCTGCGGCGCTGGCGGCGGGGGGAGGTCAGCGCCGCCGAGCAGCGCGCCTTCGGGCTGCCGTGGAGCCCCGGGGTGGTCGAGCGGGCGCGGCGGGCGGCGGGCGGCAGCCTCGCGGCCCTGCACGACGCGCTGGAGTGCGGCTGGGGGGCCAACCTCGCGGGCGGCACCCACCACGCCTTCGCCGACCGCGCCGAGGGGTTTTGTCTCGTCAACGACGCCGCCATCCTCACCCGCCTCGTGCTCGACGAGGGGTGGGCGAAGCGGGTCGCCGTCCTCGACCTCGACGTGCACCAGGGCAACGGCACGGCGGCCCTCCTCGCCGGGGAAGAGCGGGCCTTCACCCTCAGCGTCCACGGCGAGCGTAACTACCCCTTTCGCAAGGAGACAAGCAGCCTCGACCTCGGCCTGCCCGACGGGGTGACCGACGCCGAGTACCTGCGGGTGTTGCGGGAGTCGGTCCTCCCTGCGCTGGACGCCTTCCGCCCTGACCTCCTGCTCTACCTCGCGGGGGCGGACGTGCTCGCCGGGGACCGCTTCGGGCGCTTCTCCTTGACGCTGGACGGCGTGCGCGAGCGCAACCAGGCCGTGCTGACCTGGGCGCGGGGGGCGGACCTTCCCGTCGTGACCATGATGGCGGGCGGCTACAACCGCGACCACGCCCTCACCGTCGAGGCCCACGCCAGCGTCGTGCTCGACGGCCTGGAGGTGTTCGGTTAA
- a CDS encoding Crp/Fnr family transcriptional regulator, translating to MTLYSTPSVSSDLRSRPLRRGDTLYYAGDPAPTLYRLDSGLLRAVRLTPQGRNLTVRHVLPGDIFGEETLHGLPRSHQMIALTDAALTPIHIQHLSAAELWEVTRSLSAQLQRVMNDGVHIQDGELRERIARYLLSLADSSLGGVHEGGLRYVRATHELIAEGTGATRESVSKLIGEMRDDGLLTPAYRCLTLTDEARLRELSGYHG from the coding sequence ATGACGTTGTACAGCACCCCCTCGGTCAGTTCCGACCTTCGCAGCAGGCCCCTGCGCCGTGGCGACACGCTGTACTACGCGGGCGACCCGGCCCCCACCCTCTACCGGCTCGACAGCGGCCTGCTGCGCGCGGTGCGCCTGACGCCCCAGGGCCGCAACCTCACCGTGCGCCACGTGCTGCCCGGCGACATCTTCGGCGAGGAGACCCTGCACGGTCTGCCGCGCAGCCACCAGATGATCGCCCTGACCGACGCCGCGCTCACCCCCATTCACATCCAGCACCTCAGTGCCGCCGAGTTGTGGGAGGTCACCCGCAGCCTCAGCGCCCAGCTCCAGCGGGTGATGAACGACGGCGTGCACATCCAGGACGGTGAACTGCGCGAGCGCATCGCCCGCTACCTGCTGAGCCTCGCCGACTCCAGCCTGGGCGGCGTCCACGAGGGCGGCCTGCGCTACGTCCGGGCCACGCACGAACTGATCGCTGAGGGTACCGGCGCCACCCGTGAGAGCGTGTCCAAACTCATCGGCGAGATGCGCGACGACGGGCTGCTCACCCCCGCCTACCGCTGCCTGACCCTGACCGACGAGGCGCGGCTGCGCGAGCTGAGCGGGTATCACGGCTGA
- the scpA gene encoding methylmalonyl-CoA mutase: protein MTAPHDLSAWKALARKDLRGADPETLNRPTPEGLTLQALYTAADVEGLDPGLPGLPPFVRGPRATMYAARPWTIRQYAGFSTAEESNAFYRRNLAAGQKGLSVAFDLATHRGYDSDHPRVVGDVGKAGVAIDSVEDMKVLFDGIPLSEMSVSMTMNGAVLPILAGYVVAGQEQGATLDQLSGTIQNDILKEFMVRNTYIYPPGPSMRVVADIIEFTAREMPRFNSISISGYHLQEAGANAALELAYTLADGLEYVRAALAKGLDIDEFAPRLSFFFAIGMNFYTEVAKLRAARLLWSELMGQFNPKNPMSRALRTHCQTSGWSLTEQDPYNNVVRTAIEAMAAVFGGTQSLHTNAFDEAIGLPTDFSARIARNTQLVIQEETGIPHVIDPWGGSYLMERLTADLAEEARKLIAEVEGLGGMAKAVESGTPKLRIEESAARKQARIDRGEDVIVGVNKYRPEVETHVDVLNIDNASVREGQIRRLETVRAGRDQAAVDRALAALTECARTGEGNLLALSIEAMRARATVGEVSAALESVWGRHQAEVRTLSGVYAQGYSGDEGFAALQNEIEDFAAAEGRRPRMLVVKMGQDGHDRGAKVIATGFADLGFDVDVGPLFQTPEEAARQAVENDVHVIGVSSQAAGHGTLIPALIGALRAQGADDILVIAGGVIPQQDYAALRAAGVAGIFGPGTPILTSAREVLRLLRERQRGMPLTP from the coding sequence ATGACCGCACCGCACGACCTGTCTGCCTGGAAGGCCCTCGCCCGCAAGGACCTGCGCGGCGCGGACCCCGAGACCTTGAACCGCCCCACCCCCGAGGGGCTGACCCTCCAGGCCCTCTACACCGCCGCCGATGTGGAGGGCCTCGACCCCGGGCTGCCCGGCCTGCCGCCCTTTGTCCGGGGACCTCGCGCCACCATGTACGCGGCGCGGCCCTGGACGATCCGCCAGTACGCGGGCTTTTCCACCGCCGAAGAGAGCAACGCCTTCTACCGCCGCAACCTCGCCGCCGGGCAAAAGGGCCTGTCCGTGGCGTTCGACCTTGCCACCCACCGGGGCTACGACTCCGACCACCCGCGCGTGGTGGGGGACGTGGGCAAGGCGGGCGTGGCGATTGATTCGGTCGAGGACATGAAGGTCCTGTTCGACGGCATCCCCCTTTCCGAGATGTCCGTCTCCATGACCATGAACGGGGCGGTCCTGCCGATCCTGGCCGGGTACGTCGTGGCGGGGCAGGAGCAGGGGGCGACGCTCGACCAGCTCTCCGGCACCATCCAGAACGACATTCTCAAAGAGTTCATGGTGCGGAACACGTACATCTACCCGCCCGGGCCAAGTATGCGCGTCGTCGCCGACATCATCGAGTTCACGGCGCGGGAGATGCCCCGCTTCAACTCGATCTCGATCAGCGGGTATCACCTTCAGGAGGCGGGGGCGAACGCCGCCCTCGAACTCGCCTACACCCTCGCGGACGGGCTGGAGTACGTGCGGGCCGCACTCGCCAAGGGGCTCGACATCGACGAGTTCGCGCCGCGGCTGAGCTTCTTCTTCGCCATCGGGATGAACTTCTACACCGAGGTCGCCAAGCTGCGGGCGGCCCGGCTGCTGTGGTCGGAACTCATGGGGCAGTTCAACCCCAAAAACCCGATGAGCCGCGCCCTGCGGACCCACTGCCAGACCTCGGGCTGGTCGCTCACCGAGCAGGACCCGTACAACAACGTGGTGCGGACGGCGATCGAGGCGATGGCGGCAGTCTTCGGCGGCACCCAGAGCCTGCACACGAACGCCTTCGACGAGGCGATTGGGCTGCCGACCGACTTCTCGGCCCGCATCGCGCGCAACACGCAGCTCGTCATTCAGGAGGAGACGGGCATCCCCCACGTCATCGACCCCTGGGGCGGCTCGTACCTGATGGAGCGCCTGACCGCCGACCTCGCGGAGGAGGCCCGCAAGCTCATTGCGGAGGTCGAGGGCCTGGGCGGCATGGCGAAGGCGGTGGAGTCGGGCACGCCCAAGCTCCGGATCGAGGAGTCGGCGGCGCGCAAACAGGCCCGCATCGACCGGGGCGAGGACGTGATCGTGGGGGTCAACAAGTACCGCCCCGAGGTTGAGACGCACGTGGACGTGCTGAACATCGACAACGCCTCCGTGCGTGAGGGCCAGATCCGCCGCCTGGAGACGGTGCGGGCGGGCCGAGATCAGGCCGCCGTAGACCGCGCCCTCGCCGCCCTGACCGAGTGCGCCCGGACGGGAGAGGGCAACCTCCTCGCCCTGAGCATCGAGGCCATGCGTGCCCGGGCGACGGTGGGTGAGGTGAGCGCCGCGCTGGAGAGCGTGTGGGGCCGCCACCAGGCCGAGGTGCGGACCTTGAGCGGCGTCTACGCGCAGGGCTACTCGGGGGACGAGGGCTTCGCGGCCCTGCAAAACGAGATCGAGGACTTCGCCGCCGCCGAGGGCCGCCGTCCCCGGATGCTCGTCGTGAAGATGGGGCAGGACGGTCACGACCGGGGGGCCAAGGTGATCGCCACGGGCTTCGCGGACCTCGGCTTCGACGTGGACGTGGGTCCCCTCTTCCAGACGCCCGAGGAGGCGGCGCGGCAGGCGGTCGAGAACGACGTGCACGTCATCGGCGTGAGCAGCCAGGCGGCAGGACACGGAACGCTCATTCCGGCTCTGATCGGTGCGCTGCGGGCGCAGGGGGCGGACGACATCCTCGTGATCGCGGGCGGGGTGATTCCCCAGCAGGATTACGCGGCCTTGAGGGCGGCGGGGGTGGCGGGCATCTTCGGGCCGGGCACGCCGATCCTGACCTCGGCGCGGGAGGTCTTGCGGCTGCTCCGGGAACGGCAGCGCGGAATGCCGCTGACGCCGTGA
- the nspC gene encoding carboxynorspermidine decarboxylase: protein MTVSDFQLPAVTPVEDIDWRAIPSPAFVLDESRLRRNLALISHVQRESGAQIILAFKGFAMWSTFPLLREYGITGATASSLNEAILAREEMGGEVHVYAPAYSDEDFPRVLELADHLVFNSFSQWERFKPQVEAARAAGKEVHVGLRVNPEYAEVETDLYNPAGPFSRLGVTRREFRPELLDGIDGLHFHTLCEKDSDTLERTLEVVERNFGEFLPHMKWVNFGGGHLMTRQGYDIDRLIRVVRAFRQKWGVHVLLEPGSAFAWQTGWLVSSVLDVVHNVRDIALLDVSVSAHMPDVLEMPYRPRILGARDPGDGEVTHREANDYASGDHPYLIGGTTCLAGDVVGEYVFDHELRVGDRVVFDDMIHYTMVKTTFFNGVKHPDIGILHTDGSYEQVKTFGYEEFKAKLS, encoded by the coding sequence ATGACCGTCTCCGACTTCCAGCTTCCCGCCGTGACGCCCGTGGAGGACATCGACTGGCGGGCCATCCCCAGCCCGGCCTTCGTCCTCGACGAGTCACGGCTGCGGCGCAACCTCGCCCTGATCTCGCACGTGCAGCGCGAGAGCGGCGCGCAGATCATCCTCGCCTTCAAGGGCTTCGCCATGTGGAGCACCTTCCCCCTCCTGCGCGAGTACGGCATCACCGGGGCGACCGCGAGCAGCCTGAATGAGGCCATCCTCGCCCGCGAGGAGATGGGGGGCGAGGTCCACGTCTACGCCCCCGCCTACAGCGACGAGGACTTCCCCCGCGTCCTCGAACTCGCCGACCACCTCGTCTTCAACTCCTTTTCGCAGTGGGAGCGGTTCAAGCCCCAGGTCGAGGCCGCCCGCGCCGCCGGGAAGGAAGTGCACGTCGGCCTGCGCGTCAACCCCGAGTACGCGGAGGTCGAGACGGACCTCTATAACCCCGCCGGACCCTTCTCCCGCCTGGGCGTGACCCGGCGCGAGTTCCGCCCGGAGCTGCTGGACGGCATCGACGGGCTGCACTTCCACACCCTGTGCGAAAAGGACTCCGACACGCTGGAGCGCACGCTGGAGGTCGTGGAACGCAACTTCGGGGAGTTCCTGCCCCACATGAAGTGGGTGAACTTCGGCGGCGGGCACCTGATGACCCGGCAGGGGTACGACATCGACCGGCTGATCCGGGTGGTCCGCGCCTTCCGGCAGAAGTGGGGCGTCCACGTCCTGCTCGAACCCGGCAGCGCCTTCGCCTGGCAGACGGGGTGGCTGGTGAGCAGCGTGCTCGACGTGGTGCACAACGTCCGGGACATCGCCCTCCTCGACGTGTCCGTCAGCGCCCACATGCCCGACGTGCTGGAGATGCCCTACCGCCCGCGCATCCTGGGTGCCCGCGACCCCGGCGACGGGGAGGTCACCCACCGCGAGGCGAACGACTACGCGAGCGGCGACCACCCCTACCTCATCGGCGGCACGACCTGCCTCGCGGGCGACGTGGTGGGCGAGTACGTCTTCGACCACGAGCTGCGCGTGGGCGACCGGGTGGTCTTCGACGACATGATCCACTACACGATGGTGAAGACGACCTTCTTCAACGGGGTCAAGCACCCCGACATCGGCATCCTGCACACGGACGGGAGTTACGAGCAGGTCAAGACCTTCGGCTACGAGGAGTTCAAGGCCAAGCTGAGCTGA